The following are from one region of the Noviherbaspirillum sedimenti genome:
- a CDS encoding cobalamin-binding protein, with translation MNWREARKGDQDNGPQRIVCLTEETTEWLYLLGQEHRIVGISGYTVRPRRAREEKPKVSAFLSAKIDKILALNPDCVFGFSDLQADIAAALIRQGIQVTVFNQRSVDEIFSVLYQIAAIVGCSDSGTELLSRLRMQLLEIEQAASRLPRRPRIYFEEWDEPHISAIRWVSELLTIAGGDNCFAELSTESLGAKRIIADGAEIIRRNPDIIIGSWCGKKFRPELVAARPGWSAINAVRDKQLFEIKSADILQPGPAALTDGVAQLHRIVMDWSARHGQ, from the coding sequence ATGAATTGGCGTGAAGCGCGAAAAGGCGACCAGGATAACGGTCCGCAAAGAATAGTCTGTCTTACCGAGGAAACCACCGAGTGGTTATATTTGCTTGGTCAGGAACATCGCATTGTCGGCATATCCGGCTATACGGTACGTCCCCGCCGCGCCCGCGAGGAAAAGCCGAAAGTCAGCGCTTTCCTGAGTGCGAAAATCGATAAAATTCTCGCGCTCAATCCGGATTGCGTGTTTGGGTTTTCGGATTTACAGGCCGATATCGCCGCCGCACTGATTCGTCAGGGTATCCAGGTCACCGTATTCAATCAACGCAGCGTCGACGAGATTTTTTCAGTGCTGTACCAGATCGCCGCAATCGTCGGCTGCAGCGATTCAGGCACTGAATTACTGTCGCGCTTGCGCATGCAGCTACTGGAAATCGAACAGGCAGCGTCCCGTTTGCCACGGCGGCCGCGCATTTACTTTGAAGAGTGGGACGAGCCGCATATCAGCGCCATTCGATGGGTGTCGGAACTCCTCACGATCGCCGGCGGCGATAACTGCTTTGCCGAACTCTCGACAGAGAGCCTGGGTGCCAAGCGCATCATCGCGGATGGCGCCGAGATCATTCGCCGCAATCCCGATATCATCATTGGATCGTGGTGCGGGAAAAAATTCAGGCCGGAACTCGTGGCGGCACGGCCCGGCTGGTCGGCGATCAATGCGGTTCGCGACAAGCAGCTATTCGAAATCAAGTCCGCCGACATACTTCAGCCTGGTCCGGCAGCGCTGACTGACGGGGTTGCGCAGTTGCACCGGATCGTTATGGACTGGAGCGCGCGGCACGGCCAATAA
- a CDS encoding DUF1993 domain-containing protein, with translation MTSPIYTHSVPVFKQMLTALKAILAQADAHAAAKSIEPDALLQARLSPDMFPLVKQVQIAADFARGISARLASAEVPAHEGKEKSFADLDALLAQTLAFLDSVNASQFEGSETREIVLRPGTPKEKKLSGQAYLANYGLPQFFFHVTTAYAILRHNGLAIGKRDYMGAY, from the coding sequence ATGACTAGCCCGATCTATACCCACTCCGTCCCCGTCTTCAAGCAAATGCTGACGGCCCTGAAAGCCATACTGGCGCAGGCAGACGCCCATGCCGCCGCCAAGTCGATCGAGCCAGACGCACTATTGCAGGCACGCCTGTCTCCGGATATGTTTCCGTTGGTCAAGCAGGTGCAGATTGCTGCCGATTTTGCGCGCGGAATCTCGGCACGCCTGGCCAGTGCTGAAGTGCCCGCCCATGAAGGCAAGGAAAAGAGCTTTGCCGACCTGGACGCCCTGTTGGCCCAGACGCTGGCTTTTCTGGATAGCGTGAACGCATCACAATTTGAAGGCAGCGAAACCAGGGAAATCGTCTTGCGTCCAGGGACGCCAAAAGAAAAGAAACTGAGCGGTCAGGCCTATCTGGCCAACTACGGCTTGCCGCAATTTTTCTTTCATGTCACTACCGCCTACGCCATCTTGCGCCACAACGGGCTGGCCATCGGCAAGCGTGATTACATGGGGGCGTATTGA